Genomic window (Zingiber officinale cultivar Zhangliang chromosome 2B, Zo_v1.1, whole genome shotgun sequence):
ATGATGATAGTAGTTCGTTAGGAGGAATGAGCAAAGAGGGATTATTTGTACACTTTGTCATGAACGTAGAGTAGCACaacttagggggtgtttggtttaggggaataagagtggggaatgagaataacaattattgattgtcattgttgatATTTGGATTACAAGAATGGAAATACAAacaagggaatgaatccttatacttgggtaatgactcattcccatgtctccctccttcaatgagccattaccctattttcaacaatcaaaatattgccttattccaaaaatacccttaatCCAAAACTAAAATTCCCCCCCCCTTAGtattaaatatcaaaatatatttgtttaatttttctttcatatcactttctctctcattgttCTCTTTCATCaaattttctctctcattttatcacatactttctctctccttaatctcttccatcatactctctttccttttttttctgatcacactttctctctcatcatactttctctctcctcaatctctcttatcatactctcttttcttttttttcctcaacactttttctctcatcattctttctttctcatcacactttctctctcctcaatctctcccatcacactcttccCTTttttctcaacatactttctctctcatcatgctttctctctcgtcatactttttttctcctcaatctctcccatcacattcgctttcctcttttttccttattatattttctctctcatcacactttctctttcatcgtactttctctttcctcaatctcttccatcacactctctctcctcattttttttttcattatactttttctctcttcatcctctcccatcatattttctctctcatcttttcTTATTatgctctctcccatcacactctctttccttattttcttttatcatattttttttctctttattattttctatcacactttctctctcatcatatttttctctcacatttaactttctctcacatctaattttctcttattttgctttaaagttaaaaaaggaaattttgatttattccgatagaaaatattcaactaaccaaacattgtttttaagagtgatatccatgttcatacccattcccatttcacaatactatgattctcattccgatttctattcctaggaaagaatcaAACGACCCCTTAGATGCACAGAAATTGAGTTTTTGAAATTTGGATAAGAATTAGAAGCATAACTTGACGTGCAGAGTTcaatttttgtaaaattaattcTTATTACATAGATATTATTTATTTATCGGTCATTAATTTCACTTGcataatttttttcctttctcaATTTATATTGGCGTTCAATCTGCGTATGCTACTTTATTTATGATGCTTTTAGAGAGATTCTTAAATAATTAATCATCTTGCTTTAGAAGATGGGAAGCAATTCATGCAAAATTACTTAAAGTAATATTTAAAGAATTTGTGAGAAACTCATTAACGATAATATCGAATATCGTAATATGACTATCATCATAGAATGTTTAATTTTATTGGAAACTAGCATGCAATTAATTCCTTATGAACCTTCAAAGAGTTTTTTCCATGTATTGGAATGGAGGCAAAGTTTGTATCATAATGATAACAGTAGTTTGTATTATGGACAGTTAAGAACACTTTTGGAGTTTTACCTAAATTTTTGAACCTAATATTGATTTTTGTGTTTCAGCATATTGTAGTTTGTAGGCTTTCTATCAAAATATTCACttccattaatttaaattagatGGACAAAGAAATATGAGACAATTCTGGTTTTTTACATCTTATCATTTAAGAAAGTCTCTATATCTTGTGGAATATTAAAAAAAGCATGGAAACATCTATGTGGCAGCCTCAAGATAAGAGATAAACACTTTATGTTATTCCAGCTGTATATTGTCATAGGATTCACCcttgtttatttttattcattGCTGAGACATACTTCAATTGTAGCACTGAATTAAATGCTATTGCATTTTTCCCAAATAATTCCTTCAATTCAAGCTTGCACATGAAAGGTTTAGTTCACCACATTCCTCAAAGGAATTGATCTTCTAAAACCCAAATTTTCTCTCAACGTCATCGATCAACCTTCAATATGATCATAGTTTGATGTCAATATGCTACTTCTTGATGTCTGAATATGCTAATATTTAGATATTGCTTATTATGAGAACTATTATGTAGTGACCATCAGTAATTTCTGCACTCACCTTGTGTGTTCTCAAATAGCTTTATCAATTCACTAATGGTGTATGGAGAATGTGACTGTGCATTACAACTTAGTTCTTTCGTATACTGTATTTGAAGCAACTACTGCAATGGAAGATCTGAAAGCAGCACTGAATGAGCACGTTGATCTTGTGTCTGATCTCTTTGAAAAGTTCTCTGCCGAACTTCGTAGTGGATTTGGACCAGCAGTTGATAACTTCATTGGTTTCTTTCATGCAATTGATTGGAAGGTGTGTTTCTTTAACCTAAACAATACCATGCATTTGTTGCACTGCTGCCTTTGTTTGGTTGTATCCTTCTGAGACATCTTCAATATGATATCAAGTCTAGATCTTAGGAAGTTAGGAAAGAAACATGAATTTGGGAAGACATTTATTGTCAGAATTTCATTGAATttgattggattttttttttttttgcaattcatGTTCTAGATCTTTAGATTTGTTACCCTAAGACATAAGAATTCAGTGCGTGTTGAAAAAACTATCTATTGAATATTTTTTCTGGATCTGATGCAAAACCAGtaaagggagaagggaaaggaGGAGAGAACATAGTGAGAATGATTAAATTTTATATTGAGAAGTATGGTCTGTTTATTACATTGAGAGTCCAATATCTTGGATTGCCACCACTATATAATTAAGTTACTAAATGTTAGATGCCTAGATACATTGGAGTTATTGGATCATTTATGATTCGAAGGTAGACCAGAGGGAAGGTATTGCGATCTGTCTCAAATTCCTTTTAGTTTGAAATGTGATTGAAAACATCTGTTTGTTCAAACTGGATTCTTTTCATTTAAACTGGATTTGGCTGACAATTTTATACTTTATAAATACATTCTGATCCAATGGACTGTTTGAGGGTCTAGGGGAGGTCAGTGTGATATGGATGTTTGCAAGATCAAGGCCCTTTTTTTGTTTGGAGAGAAAAGTGAGAATATCATGTAAATGCTATTGTCTTCTCGGgaagaaactttaaaaaaaagattAACCAGGTCAGGTAACGTCGAACTTGGGATGATCGGCTTGGTTCTATGGAAGTTTTTCACCGGCCGCTAGGGTAAATCGGGGAAATGTACATGGAGGCCCATCCTGATAGCCAACATTCTCATGTCCGCTACCCATTAAAGAGAAAAATTCCCAATAATATGCCATAACTGCATTTCGAATTCTAAATCCCTGATCTATCACTGGAAGGCCTAACCATGACACCCGGGCTCTAGGAAGAAACTTAAGAAAGAATAGAAAGTGGAGAAATTAAATTGACTTATTTTCTTTTCATCGTTAACTTCCCAAACTGGGAAGAAAACGGGAAAGACTAAATCTTTGTACActtttacagttagctcatcatttaTTCTTTTGCAGCCAAGTTCTTCCTCTTACCCTAATCTCCTCTGCTTCTCCCCTGCCCTTTTTTACCTTCTTCcccattctctccctcttttagtTTCTCCACTCTCTACCTCATTAATAGTGTTCTTGTGTTGTTTGAACTAGGAGAAAATAGATTGTGTAAGAAGAACAATAGAGAAGAGGGATATTATTGGCCATTCTTAACCTCTGCCAAAGATATAGAAAAGAGTATAGCTCTGTTTAGAAATTTGCTTTCCTCACACTTGCAGAAAACAATAAAGGTGATGCTTTGGTTTAAGCTTTGTGACAGATATATTGTTTCATTTCTGATGATAGTTATTTCAGTGAATTTTATATGGATTAGTAGCAACAGTTAGAtgcaagtattttttttaataacattttgtTTCTATGGTAGCATTCTTAAATGATTAGTCAAATTTATTCAAttgttagattcatatttttaaatGCCAAAATGAAATTGAGATACTTATTGTTGTTGTATTCAAATTGTTTGGTTTCCGATTTTAAAATGCTTTCAAACTCTGATAATCTTTCTTTATCAGATTGGTAAATGTAAGGCATAGCTAGATTTTTCAATCAAACAGATTTACAAAATTTTGTAAAGAAATCATACTAATCTGATATCTTTGAAGATTAGGAGAATCATGTAAATAtgaaatagaaaattaattatgattaacaTGAATTTAAGAAGAGACAGTGGTAAGTATGAAGCCATAACAACAACTTATTTACATCCTTAAGCCCATGGATTTGCTATGCTCTGGATGTGCCACTTGGTTCTGCACCTTTTATTCTCTTCTTTATAGATTCACTGAATTTTACTTCCCTAGCTTAATTCATGAAGaaattgcagcattttgcttcaTCACTATCTCATATTACTTCAGAAGCATGTTTCTATTAGGCTCTCTTATCTAATGTCACTTTGTCATTTATCCTTCATATATAACATAATATACCCAAATtcgtttttattttaaaatttaataaatatccACTTTTATGTTCCTGCTGATAACTCTACATTTTCCTTTACTTGCAGGAGCCTTGGTTGATATGCTTATTAGCTTTCCATTTTATTTTGCTGCTTACAACTTTATTGTCTAGGAAAAATGTGAATTTCCAACTATTCCTGTCTCTTCTTGCATGTAAGTAGTTTCCATGCTCTTGCCAACTTGTGACTACCACTACTAGGTTTATTTGAATTTGTCCAGTTTCAGTTTTGTTAACAGTATATACTGAACTTCGATGCCAGATAATCTGGACTTTCTTCTTATGTTTTTTGCTACTTTCCTTGCATCAACCTTTTATATTCAACAGGACCAAGAGAAATGACCTTAGTGTCTTGTTTATAATAGCCATTCGCAATGATTGTCTCACCTGAACAAGATCTAATTGTTATTTTGAAATGAATAAAGAATCTCCAAAGGCTGATAAATGAATTAGActattttattcattttttttataatatgcaATATGTTAAGGGTAAATTGCAATAACCTTTTTGGTGCAGCACAAGGGAGAACAAACTCATAGAACTCACAAAGAGAACAGAATTGAATTGTATTAAAACTGAAGATGATTAAATAAGAGGGATTGGGGCTTGTTTTAGAGACTCCAACAATGACTTAGTTATAAATAATTTATTCCATACAAACTTGCTGATAGAAAAACTAACTCTAAAATAACTTCttcttaaactaaatctaaatttgCATAGGTtgttatgacaaaataaaatcttttaaattctaaaaagatgtgttatcatcatcatcttctctttAGTTGGCTTTTCATGAGCATAAGGAAAAAATTGGATTGTCAATTTTATTCATTATCTTTTCTTAGTCATCCCTCCCAATGAATGAGGGCTTATTATatcttcttctttgcttttcTACCTAGGGAATCAAGTTTCATATGCTCAAGAAAGAGGGAGAAGTCGGGCTTGCAAAAACGAAAGCAAgcaagagggagaagaagttgagtCTACATAATAGGGAGTTTGAGTTTGCAAGAGACTTTAATGCAAGTGTTCTCTCATAATTGGTGGACTGCAACTACTCTTGTAGATCAACAAAAGGAAGGAGGTTAGCTACAATGGATTTGGCAGTGGGGAGTTGGAAGAGCTTTGCCTATTTGGATGTGCAGGAGGTAGTCAACTGATGACAAAGTGGTAGTCTGTCGGTgatggttacaaagaaagaagcttcacttattattattattattattatttagtttttgttgttgtGGAATCAAGGAGGAAGGGTGGTGGAGGATTTATGGTGTGACTTGATTGTTGATGAGCAAGGAGTTCCCTCCTTCATATAGAGGGGCTAGGAGCAATCCTTTGATGCTAATATGAGCTATGGGGGGCATGCAGAATAGATCGAGTGGAGGGAAAAGATGGTGTGGCTAGAGGAGATTTGGGAGAGAAGGGACGAGTCGAAAGGATTTGAAAATGTGGGATGAATCATGAGAGGCATCTATGATGGTATTTGAGGAGATGATGGAACAGGAGGTGGGTTGGACTTTGAGTTGAGTGGGGTTGCAAATGGGTGTAGGG
Coding sequences:
- the LOC122047363 gene encoding transmembrane protein 18-like isoform X1, with the protein product MENVTVHYNLVLSYTVFEATTAMEDLKAALNEHVDLVSDLFEKFSAELRSGFGPAVDNFIGFFHAIDWKEPWLICLLAFHFILLLTTLLSRKNVNFQLFLSLLAFSGVYLAERVNSFLGKRWQSFSSQNYFDPHGVFISVLWSGPLLVITILIVVNTLFTLCHLMVKWKKAELRHRARVGRDKQE
- the LOC122047363 gene encoding transmembrane protein 18-like isoform X2; this encodes MEDLKAALNEHVDLVSDLFEKFSAELRSGFGPAVDNFIGFFHAIDWKEPWLICLLAFHFILLLTTLLSRKNVNFQLFLSLLAFSGVYLAERVNSFLGKRWQSFSSQNYFDPHGVFISVLWSGPLLVITILIVVNTLFTLCHLMVKWKKAELRHRARVGRDKQE